The segment GCAGCGCGTGACCAGTCCAATGGAAAAGCTGCTGTGGGAGATTCCCGGGGTTGAATACATCTATTCCACTTCAAGCCCGGGCATGTGCCTGACGGTGGTTCGGTTCTATGTGGGACAGGACGAGGAGAAATCGATCGTTCGTCTGCAGTCCAAGTTGCTGGCCAACTACGACCGGATCCCCTGGGCGGTGACGCCGCCGCTGGTCAAGCCCCGCTACATCGACGATGTCCCCATCCTGGCTTTAACGTTCTGGAGCCAAGATGCGGATGGTTATACCCTGCGCCGGGTGGCCGCCGAGGTCGAGAACATTGTGAAACGCGAACCCAACGCTTCCATCACCGGTTTGATCGGCGGACAAAACCGCCAGGTGGAAGTCCGTCTGGATCCGGTCCGCCTGGCCGCCTACGGGCTCGATATCGACAAGGTTACCGCCATGGTGTGCGCCGCCAACCAGGAGTCGGATGCCGGGAGTTTCCCTTCGTTAAGCGGTCAGATTCTGGTGCATACCGGCGGATTCTTGAAGGATTCGGCCGATGTGGGCAACGTGGTGGTGAATGTGCATAACGGCCGTCCCGTTTATTTGCGCGATGTGGCCGAGATTGTGGACGGTCCCCGGGAACCGGATCAGTACGTCTTTTTCGGTCCCGGGCCGGCTGCCGGTGAAAAGGGGCTTGCCCCTCATGCGCCCCCCAAAGGGGCCTATCCGGCCGTTACCCTGACCGTTGCCAAGCGCAAAGGGACCAATGCCATTGCCGTTGCCCGCAGGGTCCTGGCCCGCCTGGACGATGCCCGCGGTACGGTCGTGCCGGACAACATCCATGTGACCGTTACCCGGCATTACGGCGAAACCGCCAAGGAAAAATCGGACGAACTCCTCTGGCACATGCTGATCGCCGTTGTTTCCGTGACCATCCTGATCCTGCTGACCCTGGGTATCCGGGAGTCGGGTGTGGTCGCCTGCGCCATTCCGGTGACCCTGGCCCTGACGCTGGCGGTGTTTTACCTGCACGGCTACACCCTCAACCGCATCACCCTTTTCGCGTTGATCTTTTCCATTGGCATCCTGGTGGATGACGCCATCGTGGTGGTGGAAAATATTGTGCGGCACTTCAGGCTCGCAGAAAACCGCGGCCGGCCGAAATTCAGCGTGGCCGTCGAGGCCGTGGACGAGGTGGGCAATCCCACGATTCTGGCGACCCTGGCGGTGATCGCCGCCATCCTTCCGATGGCCTTTGTGGGCGGCCTGATGGGACCCTATATGCGTCCCATCCCGGTGGGCGCAGCGGCCGCCATGGTGTTTTCGCTGCTGGTGGCCTTTAGCGTGACTCCCTGGGCATCTTTGCACCTGATCCGGCACCAAGCCCCGGCCGAAGGCCGGCCTGAAGGCCATCACACCGAAGACAAGGCCACGCGGCTCTATCGGCGCGTCATGGAACCCCTGATCCACAGGCCGCTGTTGCGCTGGTCGTTTCTTTTGGGCGTCGCAGGCCTTCTGCTGGCCGCTTGTACGCTGGTCGCCATCGGCCTGGTGCGGGTCAAAATGCTGCCCTTTGACAACAAGAGCGAGTTCCAGGTGATCCTGGACATGCCGGAATCCGCGACCCTTGAAGAAACCGCGGCGGCAGCATTGGAAATGGGAGACTTTTTAAAGACCGTCAACGAGGTGGTCGATTATCAGGTCTACGTGGGGACTTCCGGACCTTACAATTTCAACGGCCTGGTTCGCCATTACTACCTGCGCCGGGGGCCGCAACTGGCCGATATCCAGGTGAATCTTGCCGCCAAGGGGCTTCGTAAACAGCAGAGCCACGAGATTGCCAAGCGCGTGCGGCCGGCGCTCAAAGCAATTGCAGACCGCTACAACGCCCGGGTCAAAGTGGCGGAGGTGCCGCCGGGACCGCCGGTGCTTGCGACGCTGGTGGCCGAGATCTACGGGCCGGACTATGCCCGTCAGCGGGACATCGCCCTGAAGGTTCGCGATATTTTTGAGCAGACTCCCGGCGTGGTGGATGTGGACTGGTACATGGAGGAATCCCAGGAGCGCTTTGATCTGGAAGTGGACCAGGAAAAGGCCGCCCTGCACGGTATCCAGGTGGCCCGGATAAGCCGGGTCCTGGAAATATTCCTGAGCGGCAAGCAGGTGGGGCTGTTGCACCGGCCCCGGGAAAAGGAAGACGTTCCCATTGAACTGCGCGCGCCTTTAAAATACCGGTCCGGTATCGATCGTCTCATGGAAATCAAGCTTGCCGCCGCCGACGGGAACCTGGTCCCTCTTTCCGCACTGGTAAAATCCCGCCGCACCGACCTGGACCGCAGCATCTATCATAAAAACCTGATGCCGGTGGTGTATGTCATCGGGGACGTGGCCGGTGTCAAGGAAAGTCCGGTCTATGCCATTCTGGAGATGCGCAAAACAATCGCCGCCCTCGAGATTCCCGAGGGCTACCAAATAGCCCAGCACACCGCCGGACTGCCGCAAAGCGACCGCCGTTTCGCCATGAAATGGGACGGGGAATGGCATATCACCTACGAGGTGTTTCGGGACCTGGGGATTGCCTTCGGAGCGGTTTTGCTGCTGATCTTTGTCCTGGTGGTCGGCTGGTTTCAGTCGTTTTCCACCCCGCTGGTCATTATGGCGGCCATTCCCTTCTCGCTGATCGGGATTCTTCCGGCCCACTGGCTGATGGGCGCTTTTTTTACCGCCACTTCCATGATCGGCTTTATTGCCGGTGCCGGGATCGTGGTGCGCAACTCCATTATTCTGGTCGATTTCATCGAACTGCGGATTGCGCAGGGGATGCCCCTGGATCTGGCGGTGATCGACGCCGGCGCCGTGCGCTTTAGGCCCATGATGCTGACGGCCGCGGCCGTGGTGGTGGGCGCCTCGGTCATTTTGTTCGATCCCATCTTTCAGGGCCTGGCTATTTCGCTGATGGCCGGGGAAGTCGCTTCCCTGCTGTTTTCGCGCATGACGGTTCCCATCCTGTATTTTCTTGACAAGCGCTGGGAAGCGGCCCATCGGCACCCGGCTTCGCCAGGCTACGCCGGGCAAGCAGGAAATTCGTGAACCCGGCTTCGCCAAGGCTACGCCGGGCAAGCAGTGAACCCGGCTTCGCCAAGGCTGCGCCGGGCAGGCGGTGACCGGGTTAACTTGCGAGAAACTTGAAGAGAGGCAAAAATGGAATATCAATTTCTTGTCGACACTTATGATACCGAACGTCTTAAGACACTCGGCGTTTGGAGTATGTTCAAAGCTGAAGATCTTTTAGTCCGTCCCCATCCATTTGAGCAAAAAGACCGAAATCCACTTGAGCACATGGTCCATCAGTGCCTCAGTGAAAATAAATGGTTTTGCAATATGTTCGGCATTGACGTTGCTGCAAATCCTTTGCCCGCAGAGGAAACGCGGCTTGAATTCATTAAACGCTATGCCGAAGATTCCGGCAAACGACTGGCTGTCTTGAGAGCAAAGGACAAAACCTGGTGGGAACAAGAGGTTGCTTTTTTTGATGCCCGGCGATTGCGAACCTGGATTATGCTAAGAAGGCTAGCCCATACCGCCCATCATCGCGGAGAGCAGACAGCGATACTCAGGATGCTGGGAAGAAGCGTCTATAGTGTTTACGGGCCGTCGGCCGATACGGGCGGTTTACCGCAAAACAATGCGCAAACCATATATGCCTACCCGGACATTAAGTCTCTGATTGAAGGCGAATCAAAAGGCGGATTGAAAGCACACTTGCCGGGCCCCGGAAATAAAGCCTGTACAGAACGCCCCGGTCTTTAAAACAGACACCGATTATGTTAAACGAACAAGGCATACACAGGCAGGAATCCGATTTTGGGTTTATTGATAAACGGGAGAGAGGAACGATTCCGATTCCTAATCTTCCATTTTGGCAAAGAGACGATTGAGGCATCTTGAATTAAAGACCGGCTTGGTTTAGAACAGAAATATACAATATATTGTGTAGAGGAGATGATTGCGGTTTCCCAATAACGTTCAATCGGCAATGCAACTATGTTAATCATAACAACGATCTGAAACCATTAAGATATTTGACTTTTTGGCAAGATATCTGGTATTGAAAGAGTAATGTTTTGACACCCCGGCTCGCCTTTGGCATAGGAGTTTCGATTGTCACCGCAAACGATGGGCTTCCATATGTTGCGGTTTACATGAGCCACATACACATTAAAAAATTTCAATCTACCCGCTCTTTAAAAGCGAGTTCTTATCAATTCAATTCAATCAATCTCGGGGTTTTTTGTTTTGGGAATATTGTTTTCGTTTTAATCAGCTTAAAGGAGTTACTCATGAAATATTTGCTGAGATTATCTGTGTTGGTATTTATTCTTGTGCTTCCTTTATCAATACAGGCGGAAGTCAAAGAAATCATCTGTGAAGGTACTTATAATATGGGGGATGGAGAGACTCCAAGTGTTGCTGAAAGCCGCGCTCTTCTTCAAGCTAAAAGGGTCGCTATAGAACAGGCGGGAACTTATGTGGTGAGTTATTCAAAGGTCAAAAACCTTCAACTTACTGAGGACGAAATAAAAGTAATGGCATCAGGGATTATGGAGGTCACAGAATTAGACAAGAAAAGGACAGTCGTCGGAGATGGTTTCCATTTCTGGGTCAGGATAAAAGCCATTGTCAATTCCGATAAAATGGAGGACATGGCGAAAAAAGCAAAAGACAAGAATTCTGTAGAGGAATACAAAAATATACAGGCAGCCTACGATAAAAGCCAAAAAGAGATTGAAGAACTCAAGAAACAATTAGTGATCGCAAATGGTGATCAAAAGAAAGAAGTGGAAATCAAAATTGCTGATGATGAGAAAAGATTTCAGGCAAACCAATGGTATGAAAAAGGTACAGGTTATTATTATGGATCTGCATGGAAAAAAGATAAAGAATATGACAAAGCACTTGAGGCATTTACGGTCGCGATTGCAATGGATCCGAGTAATGGCAAAGCTTACGCACTGAGGGGCGACTGCTATCGATTAGAGGGTAATTTCACGAAGGCAATTTCGGATTATAAAAAAGCAGCAAGTTTATGCTCTGGAGATTGCCTGAAACAGGACAAATACGGTTTAGTTTTTTTGTGTATGGAGATGGGCGGGCAATATTTTCATAAAAAAGATTATTACTCGGCAATAGAAGCATTCTCAATACCGGTTAATATTTACGACAACTTAACTGATCAAACATATCGCGATCTGAATAATCTTTATAAATGGCGGGGTCTCAGTTACTACAGTATTGGGGAATATAGCAGGGCAGTAGAAGATTACAATAAGGCTTTCTCCATAGCACGTGGTTTATCAAATGAAGAAAAGGGCAGCGTTTATACAAATCGGGGTGTCGCTTACGAGCGGTTAGGAAGAATTAATAATGCAATTGTTGATTATCAGAAGGCGTGCGACCTAGGCAACGGTACAGGATGCAACAATTTGCAAGCCTTTCCGAAAGAAAAACGAGAACGGGCAGAAAGAGAACTGGCAGCAGAAAGAGAGAAGCAACTTGCCACGGTGATGAGAACTTTTACTGCTACAGCTATCAAAGAAGATGGCCGCTTCATTGCCTACGATAACGGGACAGTTCTGGATAAGCGAACAAACCTGATGTGGGCAGCGAAGGACAACGGAAGCAAAATAAGTTGGGCGAGTGCCAAGAGTTATTGTGAGAACTACCGTGGGGGCGGCTACACGGACTGGCGGATGCCTACGCAGGACGAATTGGCGAAGTTATACGACAAAAGCAAGTCTCGCCCGGACGTATGCCATAACTCATCTTTGTATGCTATTCATGTTGCCACGGAATTGATAGACATTACCTGTTCCGCCACATGGGCTATCGAATCGAATAGCTTTCCTGGAGATGCCTACTTCAGTTTTGAAATTGGCTCCCCATGGTATCAGCCCCGGGACATCGAGTGGAGCGGCGTCCGGGCACTCCCGGTACGTTCTGTCAGATAGATTATTCGGTTATTCGATCCTTTTCTTTTTTTGCGTTCAGGGCGGAATTCTGTTTGCGGCAAAAGAGGAAATTTATGGGATCGTCTTGTTGCGCCTTTCCTTTGTTAATCTTCACAAATGTTTGTCTATAAAAATTATTGATTCGTGGGTGTTGTGAATTCTCAACACAATCCAATTTTTGATTGTTCACTCTTGCACATAACCAACAGAAAGGTTCAATCGGTATTATCGCTTCAGATAACTTCATAAAATTATTCACAGATAGGATCTCAAAAATACCCCTTGACACAACACAGCCACATGGTCTTAAGGATGCTATTAGTTAAAGGCAAGATCAGCAAAGATATGATAGCTTTGCTGGACAAGTGGCGGCATACGGGGTTCAACGGATACTGCGGGCCGAGGATTTTGCCATGGCAAAAATGTCGATGGAAAAACTTGCCCGGTACATTATCCGCGCATTTTTCTCCCAGGAGAGGATGACATATCATCGGGAATCGGTTCAGGTAGAATATCGGTCAAAGGCTTGTCCTCGACAGCGATCGGGGAACGGAGAGCAGACAAAGGTGTTTGATGCGTTAGAGTGGATCGCGGCCATGTGTTCGCACGTGCCCGACAAAGGCGAACAGATGGTTCGTTATTATGGCTATTACAGCAACGCAAGTCGGGGCCGGCGAAAGAAAAGCTTCGGATAGACGATCAGATACCTTATATTTTGGAACCGGAGCTGACCGACAAGGCATTTCGGAAAAACTGGGCGCGGCTGATACAAAAGGTCTATGAGGTTGATCCGCTGACATGCCCAAAGTGCCAGGGTTCAATGAGGGTAATTGCCTTCATCAAAAATAAGGGTGTGCCAAGGGGCGTTCGTGCAGAGTGTTCTTAAAATTCGCCTAAAATCTTAAAACTTTCAACCTGTACTATCTGCAATGACCTACAACTATCTTAAATTATATGATATCTAAATCGTATCTCAGTTGATCGTGTTACAACCTAAATCCCTGGCTTGAGGCTGGAAAAACAATATCTTGTGGTCTGACCTTTAAATCAAAAAATTATGATGCCTGCCTTCACCGTTAAAATGCCAACCCTCAAAATGTATTGGTTGGGTTACGTTATCATCTATTGACCGGAACGCTTCCCGCCGCGAAGCGCTGACGCACGTCAGAAGCTCTGTCCTTTGGACGGGGTCGAGGGAAGCTATATTAAAAAGGCCAAAATCCTTAACCTAATAAATTCT is part of the Candidatus Desulfatibia profunda genome and harbors:
- a CDS encoding efflux RND transporter permease subunit, giving the protein MTAKSGPAGKMAQFFIDSKLTPLIVIASILLGIAAVIALPREEEPQIIVPMIDIFVRMPGASAQEVEQRVTSPMEKLLWEIPGVEYIYSTSSPGMCLTVVRFYVGQDEEKSIVRLQSKLLANYDRIPWAVTPPLVKPRYIDDVPILALTFWSQDADGYTLRRVAAEVENIVKREPNASITGLIGGQNRQVEVRLDPVRLAAYGLDIDKVTAMVCAANQESDAGSFPSLSGQILVHTGGFLKDSADVGNVVVNVHNGRPVYLRDVAEIVDGPREPDQYVFFGPGPAAGEKGLAPHAPPKGAYPAVTLTVAKRKGTNAIAVARRVLARLDDARGTVVPDNIHVTVTRHYGETAKEKSDELLWHMLIAVVSVTILILLTLGIRESGVVACAIPVTLALTLAVFYLHGYTLNRITLFALIFSIGILVDDAIVVVENIVRHFRLAENRGRPKFSVAVEAVDEVGNPTILATLAVIAAILPMAFVGGLMGPYMRPIPVGAAAAMVFSLLVAFSVTPWASLHLIRHQAPAEGRPEGHHTEDKATRLYRRVMEPLIHRPLLRWSFLLGVAGLLLAACTLVAIGLVRVKMLPFDNKSEFQVILDMPESATLEETAAAALEMGDFLKTVNEVVDYQVYVGTSGPYNFNGLVRHYYLRRGPQLADIQVNLAAKGLRKQQSHEIAKRVRPALKAIADRYNARVKVAEVPPGPPVLATLVAEIYGPDYARQRDIALKVRDIFEQTPGVVDVDWYMEESQERFDLEVDQEKAALHGIQVARISRVLEIFLSGKQVGLLHRPREKEDVPIELRAPLKYRSGIDRLMEIKLAAADGNLVPLSALVKSRRTDLDRSIYHKNLMPVVYVIGDVAGVKESPVYAILEMRKTIAALEIPEGYQIAQHTAGLPQSDRRFAMKWDGEWHITYEVFRDLGIAFGAVLLLIFVLVVGWFQSFSTPLVIMAAIPFSLIGILPAHWLMGAFFTATSMIGFIAGAGIVVRNSIILVDFIELRIAQGMPLDLAVIDAGAVRFRPMMLTAAAVVVGASVILFDPIFQGLAISLMAGEVASLLFSRMTVPILYFLDKRWEAAHRHPASPGYAGQAGNS
- a CDS encoding damage-inducible protein DinB gives rise to the protein MEYQFLVDTYDTERLKTLGVWSMFKAEDLLVRPHPFEQKDRNPLEHMVHQCLSENKWFCNMFGIDVAANPLPAEETRLEFIKRYAEDSGKRLAVLRAKDKTWWEQEVAFFDARRLRTWIMLRRLAHTAHHRGEQTAILRMLGRSVYSVYGPSADTGGLPQNNAQTIYAYPDIKSLIEGESKGGLKAHLPGPGNKACTERPGL
- a CDS encoding DUF1566 domain-containing protein — protein: MKYLLRLSVLVFILVLPLSIQAEVKEIICEGTYNMGDGETPSVAESRALLQAKRVAIEQAGTYVVSYSKVKNLQLTEDEIKVMASGIMEVTELDKKRTVVGDGFHFWVRIKAIVNSDKMEDMAKKAKDKNSVEEYKNIQAAYDKSQKEIEELKKQLVIANGDQKKEVEIKIADDEKRFQANQWYEKGTGYYYGSAWKKDKEYDKALEAFTVAIAMDPSNGKAYALRGDCYRLEGNFTKAISDYKKAASLCSGDCLKQDKYGLVFLCMEMGGQYFHKKDYYSAIEAFSIPVNIYDNLTDQTYRDLNNLYKWRGLSYYSIGEYSRAVEDYNKAFSIARGLSNEEKGSVYTNRGVAYERLGRINNAIVDYQKACDLGNGTGCNNLQAFPKEKRERAERELAAEREKQLATVMRTFTATAIKEDGRFIAYDNGTVLDKRTNLMWAAKDNGSKISWASAKSYCENYRGGGYTDWRMPTQDELAKLYDKSKSRPDVCHNSSLYAIHVATELIDITCSATWAIESNSFPGDAYFSFEIGSPWYQPRDIEWSGVRALPVRSVR
- a CDS encoding transposase, with protein sequence MAKMSMEKLARYIIRAFFSQERMTYHRESVQVEYRSKACPRQRSGNGEQTKVFDALEWIAAMCSHVPDKGEQMVRYYGYYSNASRGRRKKSFG